Proteins found in one Tamandua tetradactyla isolate mTamTet1 chromosome 1, mTamTet1.pri, whole genome shotgun sequence genomic segment:
- the ZHX3 gene encoding zinc fingers and homeoboxes protein 3, which translates to MASKRKSTTPCMIPVKAVVLQEASTEAPPTTAPHEGAPLEKPPEGPGPGSESAHHTSRPDGPALANGHRSTSDGYSYSCKYCDFRSQDVTHFVGHMNSEHMDFNKDPTFVCTECSYLAKTPEGLSLHNAKYHLGEASFVWNVAKPENHVVVEQSVPESTSTPDLSGESTAEGTDGQAEIIITKTPIMKIMKGKAEAKKIHTLKENVPNQPVGEALPNLSAGEVEVKDGDHSFINGAAPVSQAAPNTAKKTHTANGPLIGTVPVLPAGLAQFLSLQQPPPVQAQPHTHQPLPSSKSLPKVMIPLSSIPTYNAAMDSNSFLKNSFHKFPYPTKAELCYLTVVTKYPEEQLKIWFTAQRLKQGISWSPEEIEDARKKMFNTVIQSVPQPTITVLNTPLVASAGGVHHLIQAALPGQVVGQPEGTTGGLLVTQPLLANGLQATSTSLPLAVTSVPKQPTTAPINTVCSNTTSAVKVVNAAQSLLTACPSITSQAFLDASIYKNKKSHEQLSALKGSFCRNQFPGQSEVEHLTKVTGLSTREVRKWFSDRRYHCRNLKGSRAVVPGDHSAILIDTTPEVPYPPSSKAPEVSCIPTAATLVSLPSAKRQSWNHTPDFTPTKYKERAPEQLRALESSFAQNPLPLDEELDRLRSETKMTRREIDSWFSERRKKVNIEETKKAEEGVSREEEEASEDEGGEEDLASDLKVPDENGSSEELNSYTLAERKVSPIKINLKNLRVTEGSGKNDLPGLGACEAEDDSLSKLAEQPPGKVSYKKTAQQRHLLRQLFVQTQWPSNQDYDSVVARTGLPRPEVVRWFGDSRYALKNGQLKWYEDYKRGNFPPGLLVIAPGNRELLQEYYVTHKMLDEGDLQSLCDKTQMNPLQVKQWFAEKMGEETRAVADTGSEDQGLGASEPAAVHKGIGDTYSEVSENSESWEPSAPEASSEHFDTSSPQAGLQLETD; encoded by the exons ATGGCCAGCAAGAGGAAATCCACCACCCCATGCATGATTCCTGTGAAGGCAGTGGTGCTGCAGGAGGCCAGTACGGAGGCCCCGCCCACCACAGCTCCGCACGAAGGAGCCCCGCTGGAGAAGCCCCCAGAGGGGCCTGGCCCCGGCAGTGAGTCAGCCCACCACACCAGCAGGCCTGATGGCCCAGCACTGGCCAATGGGCATCGCAGCACTTCAGATGGCTATTCATATTCCTGCAAGTACTGTGATTTCAGATCCCAGGACGTGACCCACTTTGTGGGACATATGAACTCAGAACACATGGACTTTAATAAAGACCCAACTTTTGTATGCACTGAATGCAGTTATCTAGCAAAAACTCCTGAGGGGCTTTCCCTGCACAATGCCAAGTATCATTTGGGGGAAGCCAGTTTTGTGTGGAATGTGGCCAAGCCAGAGAATCATGTTGTCGTGGAGCAGAGCGTCCCTGAGAGCACCAGCACACCTGACCTCTCAGGTGAGTCCACCGCTGAAGGGACCGATGGGCAGGCCGAAATCATCATTACCAAAACCCCAATCATGAAGATAATGAAAGGCAAAGCTGAAgccaaaaaaattcatacactaAAGGAGAATGTCCCCAATCAGCCCGTGGGCGAGGCCTTACCAAACCTGTCAGCTGGGGAGGTAGAGGTGAAGGATGGGGACCATTCCTTCATCAATGGGGCAGCTCCAGTCAGCCAGGCAGCTCCCAACACCgcaaaaaaaacccacactgCCAATGGGCCCCTGATAGGCACAGTCCCAGTTTTGCCAGCAGGTCTAGCACAGTTCCTCTCCCTCCAGCAGCCGCCCCCTGTGCAAGCACAGCCCCATACCCACCAGCCACTGCCCTCCTCCAAGTCCCTCCCCAAAGTGATGATCCCTTTGAGCAGCATTCCCACGTACAATGCAGCCATGGACTCCAATAGCTTTCTGAAAAACTCTTTCCACAAGTTCCCCTACCCAACCAAAGCTGAGCTCTGCTATTTGACTGTAGTGACAAAATATCCAGAAGAACAGCTCAAGATCTGGTTCACGGCCCAAAGGCTAAAGCAAGGTATCAGCTGGTCCCCCGAGGAGATTGAGGATGCCcggaaaaagatgttcaatacaGTCATTCAGTCTGTGCCACAGCCTACAATCACTGTGTTAAACACTCCTCTGGTGGCCAGTGCTGGTGGCGTTCACCACCTCATCCAGGCTGCTTTGCCAGGCCAGGTTGTGGGGCAGCCAGAGGGCACAACAGGGGGACTTCTGGTCACTCAGCCGCTGCTGGCCAATGGATTGCAAGCAACAAGCACATCTCTCCCCCTGGCAGTTACATCTGTCCCCAAGCAGCCAACCACTGCACCCATTAACACTGTGTGTTCAAACACAACATCGGCTGTGAAGGTGGTCAATGCAGCCCAATCGCTCCTCACTGCATGTCCCAGCATAACTTCCCAAGCCTTCCTTGATGCTAGCATctacaaaaataagaaatctcACGAACAGCTGTCAGCTCTGAAAGGTAGCTTCTGTCGGAACCAGTTCCCAGGACagagtgaagttgagcatctgaCCAAAGTGACTGGCCTCAGTACCAGAGAAGTACGGAAATGGTTCAGTGATCGAAGATACCACTGTCGGAATCTGAAGGGCTCCAGAGCCGTGGTGCCTGGAGACCACAGTGCCATCCTCATTGACACCACACCAGAGGTGCCCTATCCCCCTTCATCCAAAGCCCCTGAGGTGAGCTGTATCCCAACAGCAGCCACACTAGTGAGCCTCCCTTCTGCCAAACGACAGTCCTGGAACCATACCCCTGACTTCACACCAACCAAATACAAGGAAAGGGCCCCCGAGCAGCTCAGAGCCCTGGAAAGCAGTTTTGCACAAAACCCCCTTCCTCTTGATGAGGAACTGGACCGCCTAAGAAGTGAAACCAAAATGACCCGAAGAGAAATTGATAGCTGGTTTTCAGAGAGACGGAAAAAAGTGAATATTGAGGAGACCAAGAAGGCTGAGGAGGGTGTCTCTCGGGAGGAAGAAGAGGCTTCTGAGGATGAGGGTGGAGAAGAGGATTTAGCCAGTGACCTGAAAGTTCCTGATGAAAATGGCTCCTCAGAAGAGCTGAACAGCTACACCTTGGCAGAGCGCAAAGTCAGTCCCATCAAAATCAACCTCAAGAACCTGCGGGTCACTGAGGGCAGTGGCAAGAATGATCTTCCAGGACTGGGTGCCTGTGAGGCCGAGGATGACAGCTTAAGCAAACTGGCAGAGCAGCCTCCAGGCAAGGTAAGCTACAAAAAGACAGCTCAGCAGCGGCACTTGCTGCGGCAGCTCTTTGTCCAGACCCAGTGGCCAAGCAACCAGGACTATGACTCTGTCGTGGCCCGGACTGGCCTGCCGCGGCCAGAGGTGGTACGCTGGTTTGGGGACAGTCGGTACGCCCTGAAGAATGGCCAGCTCAAGTGGTACGAGGACTACAAGCGGGGTAACTTTCCACCAGGGCTGCTGGTCATCGCCCCTGGCAACCGGGAGCTGTTGCAGGAGTATTATGTTACCCACAAGATGCTCGATGAGGGGGACCTGCAGAGCCTCTGCGACAAGACCCAGATGAACCCCCTGCAGGTCAAGCAGTGGTTTGCTGAGAAAATGGGTGAGGAGACCCGGGCTGTGGCAGACACGGGCAGCGAGGACCAGGGCCTTGGCGCAAGCGAGCCTGCGGCAGTTCACAAAGGGATTGGTGACACTTATTCAGAGGTGTCTGAGAACAGTGAGTCATGGGAGCCCAGTGCCCCTGAGGCCAGCTCAGAGCACTTTGACACCTCAAGTCCCCAGGCTGGACTTCAGCTGG AAACAGACTGA